CGGGTGGAACGAACAGCCCGACGGCGGGTCGATCGGGTCCGGCGGCTCCCCCGTCGCTTTCACCGACGTGGGTTTCATCGCGCGCTCCTCGCCCTCGACGACGGGGATCGCGGAGAGCAACTGTTCCGTGTAGGGGTTGAGCGGGTTCCGGAACAGTTGCCGGCTCGAACCGACCTCCATGAACTTCCCGAGGTACATCACGGCGATGCGGTCGGCGATGTTTTTCACCAGGCTCAGGTCGTGGCTGATGACCACGTACGTCAGGTCGAGCCGTTCCTGCAGGTCCTCCAGCAGCGAGATGACCTTCGCCTGCACGCTGACGTCGAGCGCGCTCGTCGGCTCGTCGAGGACGACAAGCTTCGGATTGAGGATGAGCGCGCGGGCGATGGCGACGCGCTGTTTCTGCCCGCCGGAGAGTTCCGTGGGGTAGCGGTGGATGAACTCGGCCGGCAGGTCGACCAGTTCCATCATCTCGACGACGCGCTCCCGGCGCTCGGCCTTGGTGCCGATGTCGTGGACGACCAGGGGGTCCGCGACGATGTTTTTGACGCGCCGCCGCGGGTTCAGCGAGGACGTCGGGTCCTGGTACACGACCTGCAGGTTGCGCCGGATCGGCCGCAGCTTCCGGTTGCTCAGCGAGGAGATGTCCGTCCCGTCGAAGACGATCTGTCCCTCGGTCGGCTTCTGCAGCCGGCTGATGACCTTGCCGAGCGTCGTCTTGCCACAGCCGCTCTCGCCGACGACCGCGAGCGTCTCGCCGGCCGCCACGTCGAAGCTGACGCCGTCGACGGCGCGGACGGGCTCGCTCGACCGGCTCAGGAGGCCGCCGCCGGTGTTGAAGTGCTTCTTGACGCCGGACACCGAGAGCAGGGGCGAGGACCCCTCCGCCCCCGACGCCGGCGTCGCGGCGTCGGTCCCGTCGGTGCTACTCATCGACATCACCTGGCTCGGCCGTCATCGGTTCGGATCCGGTCGCCGTCTCGGGGTCGGTGCTGTCGTCGGCTGGCGTGTCGGTCATCGTCGTGTAGTCGATCTCGTCGCGCGCGATCGCGGTGGCCTCGTCGAGGTCCATCCCCTGCTCGTAGAGGTGGCAGTGGACGTCGTGGCCGTCGATGTCGACCTCCGGGGGCACGTCCTTGTCACACGTGCCCTCGATGGCGGCGGGGCAGCGCGGGTGGAACCGGCACCCCTGGGGCGGTTGCGTGTAGTCGGGGATCGTCCCGGGGATGCCCGAGCGGTCGAAGTCGGTGAGCTTCGGGATGCTCTCGATCAGCCCCCTGGTGTAGGGGTGCAGCGGCGACTCGAACAGCTCCTCCGTCCGGCCGGACTCCACTATCGACCCGGCGTACATCACGTAGATGCGGTCCGCTATCTCGCGGGCGACGCCGAGGTTGTGCGTGATGTACAGCATCGAGAGTTCGCCGTCGAGGAGGCGGTCCTTGAACAGGTCGATGATCTGCTCCTGGACGGTGACGTCGAGCGCCGTCGTCGGCTCGTCGGCGACGAGGAACGACGGCTCGTTGAGCAGCGCCATCGCGATCATCACGCGCTGGCGCATGCCGCCGGACAGCTCCATCGGGTAGCGGTCGAGCACGCCCTCGGGATCCGGGATCTGCAGGCGTTCGAGGAGTTCGCGGCTGCGTTCGCGGATCTCCGCGTCCCCCTCGGCGTCCCGCCCGAGGTAGTTTCTGATGATGTCGAGCCAGGTCGCGTCGCGCTTGCCCTGATAGGTGAGGATGTCGGACATCATGTCGCCGATCGTAAAGACCGGGCTCAGATGCGTCATGGGGTCCTGGAAT
The Halostella litorea DNA segment above includes these coding regions:
- a CDS encoding ABC transporter ATP-binding protein; translation: MSMSSTDGTDAATPASGAEGSSPLLSVSGVKKHFNTGGGLLSRSSEPVRAVDGVSFDVAAGETLAVVGESGCGKTTLGKVISRLQKPTEGQIVFDGTDISSLSNRKLRPIRRNLQVVYQDPTSSLNPRRRVKNIVADPLVVHDIGTKAERRERVVEMMELVDLPAEFIHRYPTELSGGQKQRVAIARALILNPKLVVLDEPTSALDVSVQAKVISLLEDLQERLDLTYVVISHDLSLVKNIADRIAVMYLGKFMEVGSSRQLFRNPLNPYTEQLLSAIPVVEGEERAMKPTSVKATGEPPDPIDPPSGCSFHPRCHKSFDACSAVEPCLTEREDGHQVKCLLYPGERAAEVDEYADEAERERMRADIGVDD
- a CDS encoding ABC transporter ATP-binding protein gives rise to the protein MTEPIVDVSDLQVHFNTYEGRHRVLNGVDLTIEEGETVALVGETGCGKSVTADTIMGTLPRPPGEIVEGEVRFRGTEVLSDPAEHEELQAEEMSMIFQDPMTHLSPVFTIGDMMSDILTYQGKRDATWLDIIRNYLGRDAEGDAEIRERSRELLERLQIPDPEGVLDRYPMELSGGMRQRVMIAMALLNEPSFLVADEPTTALDVTVQEQIIDLFKDRLLDGELSMLYITHNLGVAREIADRIYVMYAGSIVESGRTEELFESPLHPYTRGLIESIPKLTDFDRSGIPGTIPDYTQPPQGCRFHPRCPAAIEGTCDKDVPPEVDIDGHDVHCHLYEQGMDLDEATAIARDEIDYTTMTDTPADDSTDPETATGSEPMTAEPGDVDE